GCTCCGGCGTCGAGGTTTCTCACGCACCGCTGCGGCCAGCGTCAGGCGTTCGATCCGCAGTTGCGCCTGGGCGGCGGCAACTGTTGCCTCCACCAGGGAGAGGGTGTGCGCGGCCACTGCGGTTTCGGTGCCGGTGATGTCTACGACGCCCAGCACCGCCCCGGAGTCGGGGTCGTGGAAGGGAACCGCAGTGCAACTCCATGGGTGGACGGAGCGTTTGAAGTGCTCGGCGCCGGAGATCTGGATGCTGCGGTCCAGGGCGAGTGCCGTGCCGGGTGCGCTGGTGCCCACGGAAGCTTCGGACCAGTCGGCGCCGGCCACGAACATCATGCTTTCAGCGCGGCGCTGCATCACCGGGTCGCCGTCCACCCACAGGAGCCGGCCGACGTCGTCGCCCACCGCCACCAACAGGCCGCTGTCATGGCTGGGTTGGACCAGCAACTTCTTGATCACGGGCATGATGGTGGCCAGCGGATGCTGCCGGCGGTATTCCTCCAGCTCGTCCTGGTCCATCGCCAGGGGAGCCTCGGCGACGTCGGGATTGGCTTGCAGGCTGGCCGAACGCTGCCAGGACTCACGCACCAAGCGGCGGAGACCCACGATGTCCTGGGTGGTTCCGGGACGGGCGGTTCCCGTGGTTCCGGGACGGAGGGAGTCCAAGCGCTCGTGGCCCATCAGGGCACGCTTCTGCACCAGTGCCGCGGCCTCGCTGCCTGGAACAGGCGGATGGATTGGATTCCTCATCGAACTCCCTGGTAGTCCGCATTAACAGTGCTCTGCACGTGTGGTGGGCGGGACAGTACGGTGAAGTCTAGTTCGGGGAAGGGAGTTTTTGTACAGCTGAGGCCCCTAAAGCAGCCGAATGAGGGCATCAGCTGTACAAAAACGCCTTGTCAGCCGCGGGAGATCCGGATCATTTCCTCGCGCGGAACAACTTTGATGCGCTCACGGACCACACCGTCGCCTTCGGACCCTTCACCGGAATGCCAAGCGGCGCCCAGCGCAGCCTCGTGCGCATCCAGCCGGTTCCAGCCTTCCCACGTGGTGTACTCGATCCCGCGCTCCTCAAGGAGATCGATGATGGCCTGCGGATCCGGGTTTTCGGCCGGGGGCAGGTTGAGCCTGTCCTCGAGAAGGAAACCAATGGTCTCCAGGGCATCACCCTTGGTATGGCCGATCAGCCCCACCGGTCCGCGCTTGATCCAGCCCGTGGCATAGATTCCCGGCACCGGCTCGCCATCGGCACCCAGGACGCGACCGCCGTCGTTCGGTATGACGCCGCGGCGGGCATCGTACTCAAGCTCCTCCAGTGGGGAACCGTGATAGCCGATTGCACGGTAGACGGACTGCACCGGGTACTCGATGAATTCGCCCGTGCCCTTGACGTTGCCCGTTCCGTCCAGCTGCATGCGCTCGAATTTGATCCCCGAGACCTTGCCGGGAGTTTCCGGCGAATCAAGGATCTCCACGGGGCTG
Above is a genomic segment from Arthrobacter sp. YN containing:
- a CDS encoding GAF domain-containing protein, which produces MRNPIHPPVPGSEAAALVQKRALMGHERLDSLRPGTTGTARPGTTQDIVGLRRLVRESWQRSASLQANPDVAEAPLAMDQDELEEYRRQHPLATIMPVIKKLLVQPSHDSGLLVAVGDDVGRLLWVDGDPVMQRRAESMMFVAGADWSEASVGTSAPGTALALDRSIQISGAEHFKRSVHPWSCTAVPFHDPDSGAVLGVVDITGTETAVAAHTLSLVEATVAAAQAQLRIERLTLAAAVREKPRRRSAAATSSHALYRNSLQLLGRDQALLSIDGRTVSLSARHSEILAILGSHPDGLSAEDLCAQLYPGDGYSATLRAEMVRLRKVIQELSPDAVPQSRPYRLPVELLPDSGQVLNCLQRGAHRIALEIYKGAVLPRSEAPGVVQLRERVSHLLREALLSDGSVDSLLKYAELPEAKYDVDLRLAVLKLLPPRSPKRAAVVADLERIDTELTA